A window of Pantoea agglomerans contains these coding sequences:
- a CDS encoding hemagglutinin repeat-containing protein, giving the protein MDDRQPVSLARRALSYLICYLVAVQPMLPAAAAQIIPVTPGTQMDAAGNGVPVVNIAAPNGAGVSHNQYQQYNVGQEGLILNNATGQLNQTQLGGLIQNNPNLKAGQEARAIINEVTGANRSQLQGYTEVAGKAASVMVANPYGITCNGCGFINTPNVTLTTGRPQLDANGNLAALEVSKGAVIVEGKGLDGSSADAVSIVARATEINAGIHAKDLSVTLGANRVGADGSVTPIAGEGAAPSVAVDTGALGGMYANRIRLVSSEKGVGVNLGNLMAKQGDIQLDSSGQLTLNTSLSSGALTAKGASVALGGDNKAAGQIAVNAQQDVAIGPGALVSDADITVSASGNLTTQGANLTAGRDIRLSGGTLSADQASRGNAGETIQLQAAKQLSHAGQFTAGKTLSATAQQLDNRGSLAAAATTLSTGTLTNHSGATLAGSGSLAVRSDYLLNQGVLSAPVLALDSVQTDNSGLLQGADALSFSGGQLNNLAGGTLSSNNGFSLFFQNLDNGGLISSGATLTLGGRSLTNSGEINAANLTARNETIVNGGGSLLAEHRLQLNNDILDNSGKIAAEQLAINSGKVSNSGTLQAKQTLETQGQQLDNRGTLLSDGQLTLKADALSNAGALQGQQLTITASSGLNSGKVLSLGDASLTLDHLNNSGTLLSQQALRLSSGETDNNGLIQGTRALSLTGQRLTNLKQGTVSSENSFGLNLPELNNLGLITSGGTLTLAGASLTNGGEINAADIVANNDSFSNQQGARLLADNALQLNNARLTNGGEIAASQLNIDGATLINSGTLQGKQALLAADQRLTNSGTLLSGGELKLNAGQLENSGLMQGQQLNLTAADWQNRGNALSVGDEQLKADSLNNSGKILGQQGVQLQAGKTDNSGWLLAQVLTLQSDLVNSGLMQGADALTLQGNQLSNQTSGQLLSGGTLAVQGDNLTNQGSLQGDRIDLRVNSWQNPGSARAASQLSAEVSGLLDNGGTLLSEKRVDLTSGETRNAGTLAADQLHVTTANLYNAGLLQGNSALTLSGATIANAVGGQLISGSSLSLSPATLTNAGLLQISGDFNLNGRDFSNSGRVTADNVTTRLTGTLSNGDAGVLLARQQATLQAATLDNAGTLAAQQLTATGDRLANRGLMQGDAALSTAFGQLNNLSAGTLLSGGDLGLQATSGSNAGAMQGSDLHYQFGELTNSGTVNGIATLTGTTAGLLDNSGTMVTKGSASLTAGRLDNRGRLMADSLLLHGDTLSNSGLWQGSTLLDAQATNAVTQTSSGKALSGGDLLLSARDLNSDGTLQGNRVQIDAESWQHQGSLLSSGNLTASISGALRNGGAVMSQGTSLITAQDAENSGSLLSEKAMTLRGGVLNNGGTVQGETLTVTPASVTNQGSLIGLQSLTLGPAAAVRALRLLAVQAQPARVLINNPGGQLLTQGTLSITGDTVTNNGTWQGQQILLNAASLANGGAIQSADAMQLNLRDRLSSSAGSKITANGTAALSALSLSNQGQWIAKNLTLNGTTLDNGGEISGVNGLTTLLGNTLTQQQNGSLLSGGRLELQAAAVNNAGRVQGADLAMTTGAVANSGRLQGDSNLLLTASGRVTNEGSGTLLSQSGLTLTTPELYNYGLIQGANSRLTANSSATNSGRVLSAGELTLNAPQLTNSGWLQAMQLTLNAANASNSGTLLADGQGTLTGAQLQNQGTAQGGSLTVNYAQLTNNGTLLGVSQLNVKASQVTQQASGRLFSGGNLLLESGGFDQLGQVVALGDAALNLINGFTVRNTLAAGNRLSISSNGAIDNQSTLQGQALTLSAGGDLTNNGQITTGSGDSSLSGNRIAMNGSGTLQGGGNVSLNSRSDITINGFTGTLGSLTLSSPGSIVNAALLYAGQNLALYANSIRNQRGDMLAGNSLWMQGDAAGNANGEVINTSGTIESQNGDINIKTGHLLNTRDGLQVQESTKQINTVSGVGNASIDLPYTQMEDGTWGYYSKTGIHQTGPCNGHGACNYNKVTNYYYAPFADYATQKFATSETSVSVVSKGSAGRISAGNNLIIYANSLDNQASNILANQNISLFGSQLNNQSWQAGKKVENLVYKYALKNSKNAPPLATIASSTKVPTKPKVNTIYFELVGHESTFTPGELYRSVIQAGGNVSASFSGDISNTSTTANAGWNGNTLTAPAVAGLAALNQTGTTQRQTLAASSQVAVNSPAWRDQLQNALQQVNGGVALDGTKPGEASLTQLSAAHQGLAALGQAGNLVKGNLTPTSLLHNISTKVDTSAYPLPVSNNGYFVAGNNDSPYLITINPKLNGLGQLDSNLFGDLNTLLGKHPGSAPTEIRQQYTDVNTFLGSSYLLNRLDLKPDSDYRFLGDAAFDTRYVSNTVLNQTGSRYLHGIGSDLEQMRYLMDNAAAAQQSLGLQFGVSLSADQVAALDKSIIWWEATTINGQTVMVPKVYLSSKDAEMNNGSVIAGNNVTLSSGNIVNDSSTLTAKNGMAVDSQNRIDNLSAGLISASGDLKLSALGDINNVSSAIKGKKVELESLNGSINSITTSQQWSLDAGTKSFSETLNGQTASITSIDDLSLSAGNNIGLTAANLSAGGNLLLNAWNDIAIKGNQQIEGQSQSGKKAGWYKTEKSSTQTVSNVGSQIAAGGDLALNAGHNLSIIASSLAGKGDTALAAGNDVNLNSAATSQNSSKGNKESHTSDVDRTAITSGGDLSISAGRNLTSQAAAIVADGDVGLQAGRDINLNAEESRTGNSERGSKKTVINETVRQQGTEIVSGGSATLVAGNDITSQASILTANNDLALQAGHDVNITTATESDYAYKEETKTKKGLFSKKTTHTISEESATAEKASQLSGDRVSIIAGNDLTVKGSSVIGAGDVGLKAGNDLTIAAATDTQTSYRLSETKKSGMFSGGGIGVTFGSASSKQQLKQDGTTQSQSASTIGSTGGNVTLVAGQDARVAGSDVIAKQNISLVGGSVTIDPGNDTLTRRQSYEQKQSGLTLQLTSPITDALLSLGSQAKEASQAGDDRLKALNAVKMLESGWAMSGAAKDSALALANGKIDDVGIKIELNVGSSKSKSSSEYSSNTVSGSSLSGGGSVAVVATGANGASGDLTLAGSGITGKDVTLAAAHDLNLVAASNHTEQKSSNKSSGWSAGVHAAIGKQTGFGVQANGYMASGGENGDSTTNVNSRVNAKDNLTLSSGNDMLLSGAQALGDSISANAGNNLTLTSLQDTDNYQSKQQSACGGFSFTWGTGGSAGLSLSKSKINSEYASVGDQSGLFAGDGGYDIFVGNHTQLNGAVIASTADAANNRLSTGTLGWDSIDNHVSYSASSASFGISGGYKSENAPGQQFAGGALPPTFVNMSGSASGTTRSAVADGAITVRDAQHQAQDVTGLSRDTENANGRIDKIFDKDKVNNQMAFAQGVQQLAGNIYGDVKASKLDAAAKETSERLLKEHPDYARLSQAQFNEHVQSDPGYKAVAAQWGTGGTYSMVATAVAGALGGLSASNLGAAAGGAMAPYLANAIKKATTTYDGQGNPHTDVLANTMAHAVAGAVLAQIAGGSAAAGAAGAAGGELAAKAIVKVMYPDTDIRDLTESQKQTVSALSQMAAGLAGGIASDSALGGGTGAGAGKNAVENNFLSQGRPKDFTEQLKGCNGNPSCEQGVRKDMAKESAENILKLKSCWEAGDTACVAQMRTQIELNEKAYTALRVQDDLVGRAYEDSAKWYADIIDNCNGQCDWLSASLQKTFADGMTNAVYGALAVSTGSLSKPGQTVKPVSETTGRGIVPEQGSVANANFAQSKIRANETFSAEGVAKYSQMAGQPVNTVDDLANAIRSGLIKPSQLSVDYVEMNGTRLILNTRTSVALDRAGIPKSDWYGTNQTNVKVPGMDGKTYNDLAADQLIRNKLPETGSSDIPRGRK; this is encoded by the coding sequence ATGGACGATCGTCAACCTGTTTCCCTTGCCCGCCGCGCGCTGAGCTACCTTATCTGTTATCTGGTGGCCGTGCAGCCGATGCTGCCCGCGGCGGCGGCGCAGATTATTCCGGTTACCCCCGGCACGCAGATGGATGCCGCGGGCAACGGCGTGCCGGTGGTCAATATCGCCGCGCCCAACGGCGCAGGCGTTTCGCATAACCAGTACCAGCAGTACAACGTCGGACAGGAAGGGCTGATCCTCAATAATGCCACCGGCCAGCTTAATCAGACGCAGCTGGGCGGCCTGATCCAGAACAACCCCAACCTGAAAGCCGGGCAGGAAGCGCGGGCGATCATCAACGAAGTGACAGGCGCCAACCGCTCCCAGCTGCAGGGCTACACCGAAGTGGCGGGCAAAGCCGCCAGCGTGATGGTCGCCAACCCGTACGGCATTACCTGCAACGGCTGCGGCTTTATTAACACGCCGAACGTCACGCTTACCACCGGCAGGCCGCAGCTGGATGCGAACGGCAACCTCGCCGCGCTGGAAGTGAGCAAAGGCGCGGTGATCGTTGAGGGCAAGGGGCTGGACGGCAGCAGCGCGGATGCGGTGTCGATCGTCGCGCGCGCCACGGAAATCAATGCTGGTATCCATGCGAAAGATCTCTCGGTGACGCTGGGCGCAAACCGCGTCGGTGCAGATGGCTCGGTCACGCCGATCGCCGGCGAAGGGGCCGCGCCGTCGGTGGCGGTGGATACCGGTGCGCTGGGCGGCATGTACGCCAACCGCATTCGCCTTGTCTCAAGCGAAAAGGGTGTAGGCGTTAACCTCGGCAACCTGATGGCGAAACAGGGCGATATCCAGCTCGACAGCAGCGGACAGCTGACGCTGAATACCAGCCTGAGCAGCGGGGCGCTGACGGCAAAAGGTGCGTCGGTCGCGCTAGGTGGCGATAACAAAGCGGCCGGGCAGATTGCGGTTAACGCGCAGCAGGATGTCGCCATCGGGCCGGGTGCGCTGGTGAGCGATGCCGACATCACCGTGTCGGCCAGCGGCAATCTCACCACGCAAGGCGCAAATCTCACGGCGGGGCGGGATATTCGCTTAAGCGGCGGCACGCTGTCGGCAGACCAGGCCAGCCGGGGAAATGCGGGGGAGACGATTCAACTGCAGGCGGCTAAGCAGCTGAGCCATGCCGGGCAATTTACCGCTGGCAAAACGCTCTCTGCCACCGCGCAGCAGCTCGATAACCGCGGTTCGCTTGCCGCGGCCGCGACCACGCTCAGCACGGGCACCTTAACCAACCACAGCGGCGCGACCCTCGCCGGCAGCGGCAGCCTTGCGGTGCGCAGCGATTATCTGCTCAACCAGGGCGTGCTCTCCGCACCCGTGCTGGCCCTCGACAGCGTGCAAACCGACAACAGCGGCCTGCTGCAGGGCGCGGATGCGCTCAGCTTCAGCGGCGGTCAGCTCAACAACCTGGCGGGCGGCACCCTCAGCTCAAATAACGGCTTCTCGCTCTTTTTCCAGAATCTGGATAACGGCGGGCTTATCAGCAGCGGCGCGACGCTGACGCTGGGCGGCCGCAGCCTGACCAACAGCGGAGAAATTAACGCCGCGAACCTGACGGCGCGCAATGAGACGATCGTCAACGGGGGTGGCTCGCTGCTGGCGGAGCACCGCCTGCAGCTGAACAACGACATCCTGGACAACAGCGGAAAAATTGCCGCCGAACAGCTGGCCATTAACAGCGGCAAGGTAAGCAACAGCGGGACGCTGCAGGCGAAGCAGACGCTGGAGACGCAGGGCCAGCAGCTCGACAACCGCGGAACGCTGCTGAGCGACGGGCAGCTAACCCTCAAGGCCGACGCGCTCAGTAACGCAGGCGCGCTGCAGGGACAGCAGTTAACCATCACGGCAAGCAGCGGGCTGAACAGCGGCAAGGTGCTGAGCCTGGGAGATGCGTCGCTTACGCTGGATCACCTCAACAACAGCGGCACTCTTCTCAGCCAGCAGGCGCTGCGGCTCAGCAGCGGGGAAACCGACAATAACGGGCTGATTCAGGGCACCCGTGCGCTCAGCCTGACGGGACAACGCCTCACTAACCTGAAGCAAGGCACGGTCAGCTCGGAGAACAGCTTTGGCCTCAATCTGCCCGAGCTAAACAACCTGGGCCTTATCACCAGCGGCGGCACCCTGACGCTTGCCGGTGCCAGCCTGACCAACGGCGGCGAGATCAACGCGGCGGATATCGTTGCTAATAACGACAGCTTCAGCAACCAGCAGGGCGCGCGGCTGCTGGCGGATAACGCCCTGCAGCTCAATAACGCCAGGCTGACTAACGGCGGAGAGATCGCCGCCAGCCAGCTGAATATCGACGGCGCAACCCTGATAAACAGCGGCACCCTGCAGGGCAAACAGGCGCTGCTCGCGGCAGATCAGCGGCTCACCAACAGCGGCACCCTGCTGAGCGGCGGCGAGCTGAAGCTGAATGCTGGCCAGCTTGAAAACAGCGGCCTGATGCAGGGCCAGCAGCTGAATCTGACGGCCGCCGACTGGCAAAATCGCGGCAACGCGCTCAGCGTCGGCGACGAACAACTTAAGGCTGACAGCCTGAATAACAGCGGCAAAATCCTGGGGCAGCAGGGCGTGCAGCTGCAGGCCGGCAAAACAGACAACAGCGGCTGGCTGCTGGCGCAGGTGCTGACGTTGCAGAGCGATCTGGTAAACAGCGGGCTGATGCAGGGCGCGGACGCACTGACGCTCCAGGGCAACCAGCTCAGCAACCAGACGAGCGGTCAGCTTCTCAGCGGCGGAACGCTGGCGGTGCAGGGGGATAATCTTACTAACCAGGGCAGCCTGCAGGGTGATCGGATCGATCTGCGGGTAAACAGCTGGCAGAACCCAGGCAGCGCGCGCGCTGCCTCGCAGCTCAGCGCAGAGGTCAGCGGCCTGCTGGATAACGGCGGCACGCTGCTGAGCGAAAAGCGTGTTGACCTGACAAGCGGCGAGACGCGCAACGCCGGTACGCTGGCGGCGGACCAGCTTCATGTCACAACAGCGAATCTCTATAACGCAGGACTGCTGCAGGGCAACAGCGCGCTTACCCTCAGCGGCGCGACTATTGCCAATGCGGTCGGCGGCCAGCTTATCAGCGGCTCTTCGCTGTCACTCTCGCCGGCGACGCTGACCAACGCCGGACTGCTGCAGATTTCTGGCGACTTCAACTTAAACGGACGCGACTTCAGCAACAGCGGACGGGTCACGGCGGACAACGTCACTACCCGACTGACCGGCACGCTGAGCAACGGCGATGCCGGGGTGCTGCTGGCGCGCCAGCAGGCAACGCTGCAGGCCGCGACGCTGGATAACGCCGGTACCCTGGCTGCGCAGCAGCTCACGGCGACGGGCGACCGCTTAGCGAATCGCGGTCTTATGCAGGGCGACGCAGCGCTGTCGACCGCTTTTGGTCAGCTCAACAACCTGAGCGCGGGCACCTTACTGAGCGGCGGCGATCTCGGCCTGCAGGCAACCAGCGGCAGCAATGCTGGCGCGATGCAGGGCAGCGATCTGCACTATCAGTTCGGCGAGCTGACCAACAGCGGCACGGTGAACGGCATTGCGACGCTGACCGGCACCACGGCCGGGCTGCTCGACAACAGCGGTACGATGGTAACAAAAGGCAGCGCCAGCCTGACGGCGGGCCGTCTGGACAACCGCGGCAGGCTGATGGCGGATAGCCTGTTGCTGCACGGCGATACGCTCAGCAACAGCGGACTGTGGCAGGGCAGCACGCTGCTGGACGCGCAGGCGACGAACGCCGTCACGCAGACATCGTCCGGTAAGGCCCTGAGCGGCGGCGATTTGCTGCTCAGTGCGCGCGATCTGAACAGCGACGGCACGCTGCAGGGCAACCGCGTGCAGATCGATGCTGAGAGCTGGCAGCATCAGGGCTCGCTGCTGAGTAGCGGCAATCTTACGGCGTCGATCAGCGGCGCGCTGCGCAACGGCGGCGCGGTGATGTCGCAGGGTACGTCGCTGATTACCGCGCAGGATGCAGAGAACAGCGGCTCGCTGCTGTCAGAAAAAGCGATGACGCTGCGGGGTGGTGTGCTTAACAACGGCGGCACCGTGCAGGGCGAGACGCTGACTGTTACGCCCGCCAGCGTCACCAATCAGGGCAGCCTGATCGGCCTGCAGTCGCTGACGCTGGGCCCGGCCGCAGCGGTTCGCGCCCTGCGCCTGCTGGCGGTACAGGCTCAGCCAGCGCGCGTCCTGATCAACAATCCCGGCGGGCAGCTGCTGACGCAGGGCACGCTGAGCATCACCGGCGATACCGTCACCAATAACGGAACGTGGCAGGGACAGCAGATCCTGCTGAACGCCGCAAGTCTCGCCAACGGCGGCGCGATCCAGAGCGCCGACGCCATGCAGCTCAACCTGCGCGACCGGCTCTCATCCTCGGCGGGCAGTAAAATCACCGCCAACGGCACCGCCGCGCTCAGCGCGCTCAGCCTCAGCAATCAGGGACAGTGGATAGCGAAAAACCTGACGCTGAACGGCACCACCTTAGATAACGGCGGAGAGATTTCTGGCGTTAACGGGCTAACGACCCTGCTTGGCAATACGCTGACGCAGCAGCAGAACGGCTCGCTGCTGAGCGGCGGCCGGCTGGAGCTGCAGGCCGCCGCCGTCAATAACGCCGGACGGGTGCAGGGGGCGGATCTGGCCATGACCACCGGAGCCGTCGCCAACAGCGGGCGTTTGCAGGGCGACAGCAACCTGCTGCTCACCGCCAGCGGCCGCGTGACTAATGAGGGCAGCGGCACGCTGCTCAGCCAGAGCGGACTGACGCTTACCACGCCGGAGCTCTATAACTACGGCCTGATTCAGGGTGCGAACAGCCGCCTCACCGCCAACAGTTCGGCAACCAATAGCGGCAGAGTACTGTCGGCTGGCGAGCTGACGCTGAACGCGCCGCAGCTGACCAACAGCGGCTGGCTGCAGGCGATGCAGCTGACGCTGAATGCGGCAAACGCCAGCAACAGCGGCACGCTGCTGGCCGACGGGCAGGGCACGCTGACCGGCGCGCAGCTGCAAAACCAGGGCACCGCGCAGGGCGGCAGCCTGACGGTGAACTATGCGCAGCTCACCAACAATGGAACGCTGCTGGGCGTCAGTCAGCTTAACGTGAAGGCGTCGCAGGTGACGCAGCAGGCGAGCGGCAGACTCTTCAGCGGCGGCAACCTGCTGCTGGAGAGCGGCGGCTTCGACCAGCTGGGTCAGGTGGTGGCGCTCGGCGACGCCGCCCTGAACCTGATTAACGGCTTTACCGTCCGCAACACGCTGGCGGCGGGCAACCGGCTCAGCATCAGCAGCAACGGCGCGATCGATAATCAGAGCACCCTGCAGGGCCAGGCGCTGACGCTGAGCGCGGGCGGCGATTTGACCAATAACGGCCAGATCACCACCGGGAGCGGCGACAGCAGCCTGAGCGGCAACCGTATCGCCATGAACGGCAGCGGCACCTTACAGGGCGGCGGCAACGTCAGCCTGAACAGCCGTAGCGACATCACGATTAATGGTTTTACCGGTACGCTGGGTAGTCTGACCCTGAGCTCGCCAGGCAGCATCGTCAACGCTGCGCTGCTCTATGCCGGGCAAAACCTGGCGCTCTACGCGAACAGCATCCGCAACCAGCGCGGGGATATGCTGGCGGGCAACAGCCTGTGGATGCAGGGCGATGCGGCGGGGAATGCTAACGGCGAGGTGATCAATACGTCGGGCACTATTGAGTCGCAGAATGGCGATATCAATATTAAGACCGGGCATCTGCTGAATACGCGGGATGGGCTGCAGGTTCAAGAGAGTACAAAGCAAATCAACACTGTTTCGGGGGTAGGTAACGCTTCAATTGATTTACCCTATACGCAAATGGAGGATGGAACCTGGGGATATTACTCGAAAACAGGTATACATCAGACAGGACCATGCAATGGTCATGGTGCCTGTAATTACAATAAAGTCACAAATTACTACTATGCGCCTTTCGCCGATTACGCAACTCAAAAGTTTGCTACTTCAGAAACGAGTGTCAGTGTCGTTTCAAAAGGGAGCGCCGGGCGTATATCAGCCGGTAACAATCTGATTATCTATGCAAATTCCCTTGACAACCAGGCTAGCAACATTCTTGCAAATCAAAATATTTCGCTCTTTGGTTCTCAGCTTAATAATCAGAGTTGGCAGGCAGGGAAAAAAGTTGAAAACCTAGTTTATAAGTATGCTTTAAAGAACAGTAAAAACGCACCGCCTTTAGCAACTATAGCCTCCAGCACTAAGGTGCCTACTAAACCTAAAGTTAATACAATTTATTTTGAACTTGTTGGTCATGAGTCAACTTTCACACCCGGCGAACTTTATCGTTCAGTGATTCAGGCTGGCGGCAACGTCAGCGCCAGCTTTAGTGGTGACATTAGCAATACATCCACCACTGCTAATGCCGGGTGGAACGGCAATACCCTGACCGCACCTGCCGTCGCTGGGTTAGCCGCACTGAACCAGACAGGCACGACGCAGCGCCAAACCTTAGCAGCCAGCAGCCAGGTTGCCGTAAACTCGCCTGCATGGCGGGATCAGTTACAAAATGCGTTACAGCAGGTAAATGGTGGCGTGGCGCTGGATGGTACAAAGCCGGGCGAAGCGTCTCTGACGCAACTGTCAGCCGCACATCAGGGCCTGGCTGCATTGGGTCAGGCGGGTAACCTGGTAAAAGGCAACCTTACACCCACTTCTTTGCTGCACAATATATCCACAAAAGTTGATACCAGCGCTTATCCTCTGCCAGTCAGCAACAACGGTTACTTCGTCGCGGGTAACAATGACAGCCCCTATTTGATCACCATCAACCCCAAACTGAACGGGCTGGGGCAACTCGACAGCAATCTCTTTGGCGATCTCAATACGCTCTTAGGCAAACATCCCGGCAGCGCGCCGACGGAAATCCGTCAGCAATATACCGACGTCAATACCTTCCTTGGATCGTCTTATCTGCTTAACCGGCTGGATCTCAAACCAGATAGCGATTACCGCTTTCTTGGCGACGCGGCTTTTGATACGCGATACGTCAGCAATACAGTTCTGAATCAGACGGGCAGTCGTTATCTGCACGGCATTGGCTCGGATCTGGAGCAAATGCGCTATCTGATGGATAACGCCGCGGCCGCACAGCAGTCGCTGGGGCTACAGTTCGGCGTATCGCTAAGCGCCGATCAGGTGGCTGCGCTGGATAAAAGCATTATCTGGTGGGAAGCGACGACAATTAATGGCCAGACGGTAATGGTGCCGAAAGTTTATCTGTCATCTAAAGATGCCGAAATGAATAACGGCAGCGTGATTGCAGGCAACAATGTCACCTTATCCAGCGGCAATATCGTTAACGATAGCAGCACACTGACGGCAAAAAATGGCATGGCCGTCGACAGTCAGAACCGTATTGATAACCTCAGCGCCGGACTTATCAGCGCAAGCGGTGACCTGAAACTCAGCGCGCTTGGCGATATCAATAATGTGAGTTCAGCCATAAAGGGCAAAAAGGTCGAGCTTGAGAGCCTCAATGGCAGCATCAACAGCATTACCACCTCGCAGCAGTGGAGCCTGGATGCAGGTACCAAATCGTTTAGCGAAACCCTCAATGGGCAGACTGCTTCAATAACATCAATTGACGATCTGAGCCTGAGCGCCGGAAATAACATCGGGCTGACAGCAGCAAACCTGTCTGCGGGCGGCAATTTATTGCTGAACGCCTGGAACGATATCGCCATCAAGGGCAATCAGCAGATCGAAGGTCAGTCTCAGAGCGGTAAAAAAGCAGGCTGGTATAAGACCGAAAAAAGCAGTACTCAAACGGTGAGCAATGTCGGCAGTCAGATAGCCGCTGGTGGTGATCTGGCGCTAAACGCGGGACATAACCTGAGCATCATCGCCAGTTCGCTTGCGGGCAAAGGCGATACTGCCCTGGCAGCAGGCAACGATGTAAATCTTAACAGCGCCGCTACCAGCCAGAACAGCAGCAAAGGGAATAAAGAGTCGCATACTTCTGACGTTGACCGCACAGCCATAACCAGCGGCGGCGACCTTTCGATTTCAGCCGGACGCAATCTCACCAGCCAGGCAGCAGCAATCGTTGCAGACGGCGATGTCGGACTGCAGGCCGGACGGGATATCAACCTGAACGCGGAAGAGAGCCGAACCGGCAACAGCGAACGCGGCAGCAAGAAAACCGTTATCAATGAAACGGTACGTCAGCAGGGCACTGAAATTGTCAGCGGCGGCAGCGCTACGCTGGTGGCTGGAAACGATATTACCAGCCAGGCAAGCATCCTCACCGCGAACAACGATCTGGCGCTGCAGGCCGGACACGATGTGAACATCACGACCGCCACGGAGAGCGATTACGCCTACAAAGAGGAGACAAAAACCAAAAAAGGCCTGTTCAGCAAAAAGACCACCCACACCATCAGTGAAGAGAGCGCCACCGCTGAAAAAGCTTCGCAGCTGAGCGGCGATCGCGTTTCAATTATCGCGGGCAATGACCTGACGGTGAAAGGATCCTCGGTTATTGGCGCAGGCGATGTGGGCCTGAAAGCCGGGAACGATCTCACCATCGCGGCGGCTACCGATACCCAGACCAGCTATCGCCTGAGCGAAACCAAAAAGAGCGGCATGTTCAGCGGCGGCGGCATTGGCGTGACCTTTGGCAGCGCCTCCTCGAAACAGCAGCTGAAGCAGGACGGTACCACCCAGAGCCAGAGCGCCAGCACCATCGGCAGCACCGGCGGTAACGTGACGCTGGTTGCCGGTCAGGATGCGCGCGTAGCGGGTTCCGACGTGATCGCGAAGCAGAATATCAGCCTTGTTGGTGGATCGGTTACTATCGATCCGGGCAACGACACGCTGACGCGACGTCAGAGCTATGAGCAGAAGCAGAGCGGCCTGACGCTGCAGCTCACCAGCCCGATTACCGACGCGCTGCTGAGCCTGGGCTCGCAGGCGAAAGAGGCCAGCCAGGCGGGGGACGATCGCCTGAAGGCGCTTAACGCCGTGAAGATGCTGGAAAGCGGCTGGGCGATGTCGGGCGCGGCAAAAGATTCTGCGTTGGCGCTGGCAAATGGCAAAATAGACGATGTCGGCATTAAAATCGAGCTTAACGTCGGGTCCAGCAAGAGCAAATCCTCATCGGAATACAGCAGCAATACCGTCAGCGGCAGTTCGCTCAGCGGGGGCGGTAGCGTCGCTGTTGTCGCCACCGGCGCGAACGGCGCCAGCGGCGATCTAACGCTGGCAGGCAGCGGTATCACTGGCAAAGATGTGACGCTGGCCGCCGCGCACGACCTGAACCTGGTCGCCGCCAGCAACCATACCGAACAGAAGAGCAGCAACAAATCGTCCGGCTGGAGCGCTGGGGTGCATGCCGCCATCGGTAAGCAAACCGGCTTCGGCGTACAGGCCAACGGCTATATGGCCAGCGGCGGTGAGAACGGCGACAGCACGACCAACGTCAACAGCCGCGTTAACGCGAAGGATAACCTGACGCTCAGTAGCGGCAACGACATGCTGCTCTCAGGCGCACAGGCGCTGGGCGACAGCATCAGCGCCAACGCAGGCAATAACCTCACGCTCACCAGCCTGCAAGACACCGATAACTATCAGAGCAAACAGCAGAGCGCCTGCGGCGGCTTCAGCTTCACCTGGGGCACGGGCGGTTCGGCCGGGTTAAGCCTCAGCAAAAGCAAGATAAACAGTGAGTACGCCAGCGTCGGCGACCAGAGCGGGCTGTTTGCGGGTGACGGCGGCTATGACATCTTTGTCGGCAACCATACGCAGCTTAACGGCGCGGTTATCGCTTCCACTGCGGATGCGGCGAATAACCGCCTGTCTACCGGCACGCTGGGCTGGGACAGCATTGATAATCACGTCTCCTATAGTGCCAGCAGCGCCTCCTTCGGCATCAGCGGCGGCTATAAAAGCGAGAATGCACCGGGCCAGCAGTTTGCGGGCGGCGCGCTCCCACCGACCTTTGTGAATATGAGCGGCAGCGCTTCCGGCACCACGCGTTCGGCGGTGGCGGACGGTGCGATCACGGTGCGCGACGCTCAGCACCAGGCGCAGGACGTGACGGGCCTCAGCCGCGACACTGAAAACGCCAACGGCCGTATCGACAAGATTTTCGACAAGGATAAAGTCAACAACCAGATGGCTTTTGCGCAGGGCGTCCAGCAGCTGGCAGGAAACATTTACGGCGATGTGAAAGCCTCTAAGCTGGATGCGGCAGCGAAAGAGACCTCAGAGCGCCTGCTCAAAGAGCATCCTGACTATGCCCGCCTTTCTCAGGCCCAGTTCAATGAGCATGTGCAGAGCGACCCGGGCTACAAAGCGGTGGCGGCGCAGTGGGGCACAGGCGGCACCTATTCGATGGTGGCGACCGCAGTGGCGGGCGCGCTGGGCGGGCTGAGCGCCAGCAACCTGGGCGCCGCAGCGGGCGGCGCGATGGCGCCGTACCTCGCTAACGCAATCAAGAAGGCCACGACCACCTATGACGGCCAGGGTAACCCGCACACCGACGTGCTGGCGAACACCATGGCGCACGCGGTCGCGGGCGCGGTGCTGGCGCAGATAGCGGGCGGCAGCGCGGCGGCAGGCGCAGCGGGTGCGGCAGGCGGAGAGCTGGCGGCGAAAGCCATCGTGAAGGTGATGTATCCGGACACGGATATCCGCGACCTGACGGAGAGCCAGAAGCAGACGGTGAGCGCGCTGAGCCAGATGGCGGCAGGGCTGGCGGGTGGGATCGCGTCGGACTCGGCACTGGGAGGCGGGACCGGAGCGGGGGCCGGGAAGAATGCGGTTGAGAATAACTTTTTGAGTCAGGGAAGGCCGAAGGACTTCACCGAGCAACTCAAAGGCTGTAACGGAAATCCATCCTGTGAGCAGGGTGTTCGTAAGGATATGGCCAAGGAGTCTGCGGAAAACATCCTGAAGCTAAAATCATGCTGGGAGGCGGGAGATACCGCCTGCGTGGCGCAGATGCGTACCCAGATAGAGCTGAACGAAAAAGCTTACACGGCGTTGCGTGTTCAGGACGATCTCGTAGGCCGTGCCTATGAGGACTCGGCAAAGTGGTACGCTGACATCATCGACAACTGTAATGG